Below is a window of Desulfovibrionales bacterium DNA.
TATCCTGGCGTCTTTCCTGGTGGCGGCGGTCGCGGCAATATTTCCGGCCTGGCGCGCCGTCAATATCCGCATAGCTGACGGCCTGAGGAGGATAGGGTAAGTGAAGATACCCTTTTTGTACAGTCTCCGCAATCTCCGGACACGCCGCCTTACCACCGTTCTTACCATAGCGGGCATGGCCCTTGTTGTTTTTGTATTCTCAGCGATTCTCATGCTTGCCGAGGGGCTGCAAAAGACCCTGGTGGATACCGGCTCATATGACAACGCGGTGATAATCCGCAAGGCGGCGGGATCAGAGGTGCAGAGCGGGGTGGAGCGTCCGCAGGCTTCCATAATAGAAACACAGCCGGAGGTGGCGATAGGCGCGGACGGCAAACGTCTGCTGGTAAAGGAATTGGTTGTCCTTATCGTCCTCCCTAAACGCGGAAGTGATAATCCGGCCAATGTCGTCATACGGGGAATTTCCGAGAGTTCAATGCTTCTCCGGCCACAGGTAAGATTGGTAGAAGGGCGCATGCCGAACCCGGGCTCTTCAGAGATAATCGCCGGACAGAGTGTAGCGAAAAGATTTAAGGGAGGAGGCATCGGAGAGACACTCCGCTTCGGCATGAGGGACTGGAGTGTTGTAGGAATATTTGACGCAGGGAATACCGGCTACGCCTCGGAGATATGGGGAGATGTGGATCAACTCATGCAGGCCTTCCGGCGTCCCGTCTATTCTTCGATCTTGTTCAGGCTGCGTGATTCTTCGGAATTTGAAAAATTCAAGACGCGCATCGAAAGCGACCCCCGGCTCACGCTCGAGGCCTTGCGTGAGA
It encodes the following:
- a CDS encoding ABC transporter permease; the encoded protein is MKIPFLYSLRNLRTRRLTTVLTIAGMALVVFVFSAILMLAEGLQKTLVDTGSYDNAVIIRKAAGSEVQSGVERPQASIIETQPEVAIGADGKRLLVKELVVLIVLPKRGSDNPANVVIRGISESSMLLRPQVRLVEGRMPNPGSSEIIAGQSVAKRFKGGGIGETLRFGMRDWSVVGIFDAGNTGYASEIWGDVDQLMQAFRRPVYSSILFRLRDSSEFEKFKTRIESDPRLTLEALRETRYYEKQSEMMAKFLRILGITLTLIFSLGAVIGAMITMYAAVANRTDEIGTMRALGFQRRSILVTFVMESLLLGFIGGFIGLFFASFLQLFTISTMNFQTFSELAFSFSLTFGIIYKGMAFALIMGFVGGVLPAVRAARMSIVESLRAS